One window of Anaerolineales bacterium genomic DNA carries:
- a CDS encoding response regulator gives MPNEGKGTILYVEDNLDNRNLIRRVLNAEGYAVVEAAHAEHAIRKLEQENIDLILMDINMPDMDGYTLTAKIKQMDRYAEIPILAVTANVMRGDREKSLEAGCDGYIQKPIDIDNLAQQIERFLIRRTNG, from the coding sequence ATGCCGAATGAAGGCAAAGGTACCATTTTGTACGTGGAAGATAATCTCGATAATCGCAACCTGATCCGCAGAGTCTTGAATGCAGAAGGCTATGCGGTCGTTGAGGCGGCGCACGCGGAACACGCCATCCGTAAACTCGAACAGGAAAATATCGACTTGATCCTTATGGACATCAATATGCCCGACATGGACGGCTATACGTTGACAGCAAAGATCAAGCAAATGGATAGGTACGCCGAGATTCCGATCTTGGCTGTTACAGCGAATGTGATGCGCGGCGACCGGGAGAAGTCGCTTGAGGCGGGTTGCGACGGGTATATTCAAAAGCCCATCGACATCGACAACCTGGCCCAGCAGATCGAACGCTTTCTCATAAGGAGAACCAATGGCTGA